The following proteins are co-located in the Pseudoalteromonas sp. N1230-9 genome:
- the tamB gene encoding autotransporter assembly complex protein TamB: MTKFKKITSVLTVTLLSIGVLLFCLLFTAPGNHFIAYSANKLVDGLEIKLPSGRFLYNDPFDVRYENQAIKLDAKQLKVDLFWWGCNGICLDNISAQNIDVNVKSQQAVADQQPQPAQEQLQQDTAPSDEQITLPLKVTVKRVAINQLTLTHPSADVTVEKLNLSAVAELSDILVDALKINTVTVQLHDVKEQPKSQPLTVLPALPTLDLTLPLNIQLNTLNISKVAVTPVAAERAEVINNIALSATAKGHEVRVEKLDAQYNDWQLNTDLFAELNAHNSVQGHVALTHPNHQLKLDLTGTLADLNVTLLTKGQYPLNVDAQVNLQKDNFPFSLTGRVDKWSLDAGAEQLNLSKLDLHGQGHANDYKVKVDLISQLGAYPQVSVSSQLQGSLTGAKLEQLKLNANESQAIIHASVDWSKGVNTEFNGKLEHLKAQYLTDAMSSDLSGGFKGSFGLTGTDWQLAVENTTINGTVNDVPVSLESDFKLDSSLHASFDKLQLKSGSNELALSGQVDESWRVDGKLRLDAAEQEILLMQGKGNADLVIRGERLAPVVDLNLALNTLSYQDLQIDGLTLKGQFDYAADWQTDISLILDSANIADNKINQVELNVTGDKVDHHLRLLLDVDQGKASLDINGQLKKDKWQGSLSNILITDNHIRLTTDKAIKANVDINTLDFHIADHCWQSASSKLCVNTLQQTKQLGQLNAQLAALSFPEFNRFIPENIKVSGSANGEFVANWADGALKTLRANMSTSELAATLIDDASVYKLPIEELNLSAMSDASIGKLEATLDSSVLGKVTSHINIDDIQANQNLSGELEIEKILLTNIQPFIGSLEQLTGEIKGKLNVAGTLKEPLLNGELNIEQVNLDGATLPVSLQDSHVDIAFNNQSAEITGKLKDAEGGSLNLSGDIDWQAELPDVNVKLEGNEFFVRAQQDVTFKVSPEITMSLKNRAFNLDGQVVVPWGRIEIEELPEGAVQVSDDEVIVDIKQQQTEKAPFDYAINLKLLVENDVRIDSFGLKSKVAGDINISMDQTTPMIATGELNLIEGTYRAFGQDLQIRTGQVGFSGSIDKPYLNIKAIRNPENTSNGVIAGITLTGNVEQPSLKVYSEPAMDQAQALAYLLNGQPLDEGDSSTDAMLTQLLLAQGVNRSEGVVSKIGESFGLSDVSLSSKGSGDDTKVEISGYLTPGIQVKYSVGIFDSLSEVAVRYQLLSQLYIEVTSGLYQNVDILYKFDWD, translated from the coding sequence ATGACGAAGTTTAAAAAAATAACCTCAGTACTCACGGTAACGCTTTTAAGCATTGGCGTTTTACTTTTTTGTTTGCTATTCACCGCACCTGGTAATCACTTTATTGCATACTCAGCCAATAAGTTGGTGGATGGCTTAGAGATTAAGTTACCTTCAGGTCGTTTTTTATATAATGACCCATTTGATGTGCGCTATGAAAACCAGGCTATAAAGCTAGATGCTAAACAGCTCAAAGTTGATCTTTTTTGGTGGGGATGTAATGGCATCTGCCTTGATAATATTAGTGCGCAGAACATTGATGTAAATGTTAAAAGCCAACAAGCGGTCGCAGATCAACAACCACAACCCGCTCAAGAGCAATTACAACAAGATACCGCTCCCAGCGATGAGCAAATCACATTGCCGCTGAAAGTAACCGTTAAGCGTGTCGCAATTAATCAATTAACTTTAACGCATCCAAGTGCTGATGTTACTGTTGAAAAGCTAAACCTTTCTGCTGTTGCTGAGCTATCTGATATTCTCGTTGATGCGCTGAAAATTAATACTGTTACAGTGCAACTTCATGACGTTAAAGAACAGCCCAAAAGCCAGCCATTAACGGTACTGCCTGCATTACCAACTCTGGACTTAACTTTACCCCTTAATATACAGCTAAATACTTTAAATATCAGTAAAGTAGCGGTGACACCAGTAGCAGCCGAACGTGCTGAGGTTATTAACAATATTGCCCTTTCAGCGACCGCAAAAGGTCATGAAGTGAGAGTTGAAAAGCTTGACGCACAATACAATGATTGGCAGTTAAATACTGATTTATTTGCTGAACTTAATGCGCATAACTCAGTGCAAGGTCATGTTGCTCTAACTCACCCTAATCATCAGTTAAAACTTGATCTAACAGGGACGTTAGCTGATTTAAATGTGACGTTGCTAACAAAAGGACAGTACCCTTTGAACGTGGATGCGCAAGTCAACCTGCAAAAAGATAACTTTCCATTTAGTTTAACGGGTCGTGTGGATAAGTGGTCGCTGGACGCAGGCGCTGAACAACTAAATCTTTCAAAGCTTGATTTACATGGGCAAGGGCATGCAAACGATTATAAGGTTAAAGTTGATTTAATTAGCCAACTTGGCGCATATCCTCAGGTGTCAGTTAGTAGCCAATTGCAAGGAAGTTTAACAGGGGCAAAGCTTGAGCAACTAAAGTTAAATGCTAATGAAAGCCAAGCAATTATTCACGCATCGGTTGATTGGTCAAAAGGTGTAAATACTGAATTTAACGGCAAACTTGAACACTTAAAAGCACAGTATTTAACTGATGCTATGAGTAGTGATTTATCAGGTGGTTTCAAAGGATCATTTGGTTTAACAGGTACTGACTGGCAGTTGGCAGTCGAGAATACCACAATTAATGGTACCGTAAACGATGTACCTGTAAGTCTAGAATCAGACTTTAAACTTGATAGCAGCCTGCATGCGAGCTTCGATAAACTGCAACTAAAAAGTGGCAGTAATGAACTCGCTCTGTCTGGTCAAGTTGATGAAAGTTGGCGTGTTGATGGCAAGCTACGCTTAGATGCCGCCGAGCAAGAAATTTTACTCATGCAAGGCAAAGGGAATGCAGACCTTGTTATTCGTGGCGAGCGCTTAGCCCCTGTGGTTGATTTGAATTTAGCTCTTAATACCTTGAGCTATCAAGATCTTCAAATTGATGGATTAACACTTAAAGGTCAGTTCGACTATGCTGCCGACTGGCAAACAGATATATCGCTTATTCTAGATTCTGCAAACATCGCAGATAATAAGATTAATCAGGTAGAGCTCAATGTGACTGGTGACAAGGTTGATCATCATTTGAGGCTGCTTTTAGATGTGGATCAAGGAAAAGCATCTCTGGATATCAATGGGCAACTTAAAAAAGATAAATGGCAAGGTAGTTTAAGTAATATTTTAATTACCGATAATCATATACGTTTAACCACAGATAAAGCGATTAAAGCAAATGTCGATATAAATACGCTCGACTTTCATATTGCTGATCATTGTTGGCAAAGTGCAAGCTCAAAGCTTTGTGTTAATACACTTCAGCAGACTAAGCAGCTTGGTCAGCTAAATGCGCAGTTAGCAGCGTTATCATTCCCAGAGTTTAACCGATTTATACCTGAGAATATTAAAGTCAGCGGTTCAGCAAACGGCGAGTTTGTGGCTAATTGGGCTGATGGCGCGCTTAAAACATTGCGTGCCAATATGAGTACTAGCGAACTTGCAGCTACACTGATAGATGACGCAAGTGTCTATAAACTGCCTATTGAAGAGCTTAACTTGTCGGCGATGAGTGATGCCAGTATTGGCAAATTAGAGGCCACGCTTGACTCTTCGGTACTTGGTAAAGTGACGTCACACATTAATATCGACGATATACAAGCTAATCAAAATTTATCTGGTGAGCTAGAAATTGAAAAGATCTTGCTGACAAATATTCAGCCGTTTATTGGTTCGCTTGAGCAACTAACCGGAGAAATTAAAGGCAAGTTGAACGTTGCAGGCACACTGAAAGAGCCTTTGCTAAATGGTGAGTTAAATATCGAACAAGTTAACTTAGATGGTGCGACTTTACCCGTTTCATTGCAAGATTCGCACGTTGATATTGCATTTAATAACCAAAGCGCAGAGATCACTGGCAAGCTGAAAGACGCAGAAGGTGGTTCACTCAATTTGTCGGGTGATATTGATTGGCAAGCTGAGTTGCCAGATGTGAATGTGAAACTAGAGGGGAATGAGTTTTTCGTTCGTGCGCAGCAAGATGTCACATTTAAGGTCTCGCCAGAAATTACTATGTCATTAAAAAATCGCGCATTTAATTTAGATGGTCAGGTTGTTGTGCCATGGGGCAGAATTGAAATAGAAGAGCTTCCCGAAGGTGCTGTGCAAGTGAGTGATGATGAAGTCATTGTAGATATAAAGCAGCAACAAACTGAAAAAGCCCCGTTTGATTACGCTATTAATTTGAAGCTTTTAGTGGAGAATGATGTACGTATCGATTCATTTGGTCTCAAATCAAAAGTAGCAGGTGATATAAATATTAGTATGGATCAAACCACTCCTATGATCGCAACGGGTGAGTTAAATCTAATCGAAGGTACTTATCGTGCATTTGGTCAAGACTTGCAAATTCGTACAGGGCAGGTTGGTTTCAGTGGTTCGATTGATAAACCTTATCTCAATATTAAAGCAATTAGAAATCCAGAAAACACTTCAAATGGGGTTATTGCGGGGATCACGTTAACGGGGAATGTTGAGCAGCCCTCCTTGAAAGTTTATTCAGAGCCTGCCATGGACCAAGCACAAGCACTGGCGTATCTTTTGAATGGTCAACCGCTAGACGAAGGGGATAGTTCAACGGATGCAATGCTTACGCAACTTTTACTAGCTCAAGGGGTGAACCGTAGTGAAGGGGTCGTTTCTAAAATAGGAGAAAGCTTTGGTTTATCTGATGTCAGCTTGAGCTCAAAAGGCAGTGGCGATGATACTAAAGTAGAAATTTCGGGCTATCTAACCCCAGGTATACAAGTAAAATACAGTGTGGGAATTTTTGACTCGTTAAGTGAGGTGGCTGTTCGTTACCAACTGTTGTCGCAACTGTACATAGAAGTAACCAGTGGGCTCTATCAAAATGTTGATATTCTCTATAAGTTTGATTGGGACTAG
- a CDS encoding peptidylprolyl isomerase yields the protein MKLTLLTVCFSTLLSVSLHAAEQVEKRSAADIIKTADKSQWRTVSANNILKLTLPTGAAYIELNEMLAPKHAENMKLLAREGFYKGLNVYRFVEGFVAQGGDSSETKTPKTAKTALPAEFYYQTKKPLSITQLQDPDGYATKTGFLNGFAVAQNEAQTQTWQAHCPGIFAMARDNDVNSGGTEFYVTIGNAQRYLDRNTTVFGRVLEGMEHFNLLSRTPTKGEVFNPITDMQVLADISEEDTSQFRVMKTDSSSFVELIEARKNRMGEWFVQSANYIDVCAMPIPTERVK from the coding sequence ATGAAACTAACTCTATTAACGGTGTGTTTTAGCACACTTTTATCTGTCTCTTTACACGCTGCTGAGCAAGTTGAAAAGCGCTCGGCAGCAGATATCATTAAAACGGCTGATAAGTCACAGTGGCGAACAGTATCAGCAAACAACATTCTCAAACTCACCTTACCGACTGGGGCTGCGTATATAGAGTTAAATGAAATGCTCGCGCCGAAGCACGCAGAAAATATGAAGCTGCTCGCCAGAGAAGGTTTTTACAAAGGCTTGAATGTCTACCGCTTTGTTGAAGGTTTTGTCGCGCAAGGGGGAGATTCAAGTGAAACAAAAACACCCAAAACAGCAAAAACAGCACTTCCCGCCGAATTTTATTACCAAACAAAAAAACCGTTATCCATTACTCAGCTTCAAGACCCTGATGGTTATGCCACAAAAACAGGCTTTTTAAATGGTTTTGCTGTTGCTCAGAATGAAGCGCAAACACAAACTTGGCAGGCTCATTGTCCTGGTATTTTTGCGATGGCACGCGATAATGATGTCAATAGCGGCGGAACCGAATTTTATGTGACGATAGGTAACGCGCAGCGTTATTTAGACCGAAACACAACGGTGTTTGGCCGTGTTCTGGAGGGGATGGAGCATTTTAACTTGTTGAGTCGAACGCCCACAAAAGGTGAAGTATTTAACCCAATCACTGACATGCAAGTGTTAGCTGATATTAGTGAGGAAGATACAAGCCAATTTAGAGTAATGAAAACTGACTCGTCGTCATTTGTGGAACTCATTGAGGCGCGTAAAAACCGGATGGGCGAATGGTTTGTGCAAAGTGCAAATTATATTGATGTATGTGCCATGCCTATTCCTACAGAGCGAGTTAAATAA
- the hrpA gene encoding ATP-dependent RNA helicase HrpA, whose protein sequence is MVNLGPLFGELKTCLRKDQFILKKRLHGIKKINDETKQANIAQKIAEDIARSQQLRVQRVAALPTVTYPEQLPVSQKKEDIKQAIANNQVVIIAGETGSGKTTQIPKMCLELGRGVEGYIGHTQPRRLAARSVANRIAEEMQCELGQQVGFKIRFSDQVSDNSYIKLMTDGILLAEIQQDRYLNQYDTIIIDEAHERSLNIDFILGYLKNLLPKRPDLKVIITSATIDPERFSKHFDDAPIIEVSGRTFPVEVRYRPTTDINKDEMEADGDQLQGIFDAVDELCEEGPGDILIFMNGEREIRDTADALSKRNLKGTDVLPLYSRLSNAEQNRIFAPHSRRHIILATNVAETSLTVPGIRYVIDPGTARISRYSYRTKVQRLPIEAISQASANQRKGRCGRIEAGICIRLYSEDDFNSRPEFTDPEILRTNLASVILQMLGLGLGDMQQFPFVQAPDSRNINDGLTLLEELEAVKPAKRHKQTELTKSGRSLSRLPVDPRLAKMVLTADGLGALREVIIIVAALSIQDPRERPQEKRGAADEKHGRFDDPDSDFIAFLNLWNYLEEQQSELSNSQFRKLCQKDFLAYMRIREWQDIVYQLSTVCNEMGMKATTNVADSDRIHQSLLSGMLSHIGFKDEKQVYKGARNSQFHIFPGSALFKKSPKWIMAAELVETSKLYARINARIDLKWVEGFAQHLVKRSYSEPHWEKKPGAVIAFEQQTLYGLLIVNKRRCVYSNIDPKVSRELFIRSALVEQELGQNEGFLQYNQELIDDIQVLENKSRRRDILVDEQTLYEFYDKKIPADVNNRAAFNKWWKGQKQKDKRFLHMSRDELMQHGADHVTEFDYPDTWQQDNLLLPLTYHFDPGQAVDGVAVQIPVALLNQVQEIGFDWHIPAFRHELICALIKSLPKTLRRNFVPAPNYADAVLAAIEPMQGNLLDVISMRLLRMTGVRVDPDAWDLTTLAPHLRLQFEVRDEHDKLLARGLNLEKLKAQLQGKVTDTLSKVADKGIEKTDLTQWSFGELPSSYVKKQGQYEIKAFPALVDKKDSAAVELFDNEQKAQQAHQQGLRRLVLLNVPSPIKYLQQNLPNKSKLGLYFNPFGKVNDLIDDCIAAAVDSLLIKYGNIRTEQAFEQAKEKIRGELGDTVVEIATQVEQVLSIAHGLNKRMKGRVDLTMITAHGDIKTQLQSLVFKGFVSQHGAAKMTDLIRYLKAIERRLEKLPVDPNRDRLCVLELEKVAEQYQKLANKIPKGMPIPQEIVTLFWMQQELRVSLFAQTLGTPYPVSAKRVLNAIKESEL, encoded by the coding sequence GTGGTTAACCTAGGTCCGCTGTTCGGCGAATTAAAAACATGCTTACGCAAAGATCAATTCATCCTCAAAAAACGCCTGCATGGCATCAAAAAAATCAACGATGAAACAAAGCAAGCGAACATAGCGCAAAAAATCGCAGAAGATATTGCCCGCTCGCAGCAATTACGTGTTCAGCGTGTAGCAGCCTTACCAACAGTAACTTACCCTGAACAGCTGCCTGTTAGCCAAAAGAAAGAGGATATTAAACAGGCGATTGCCAATAACCAAGTGGTGATCATTGCAGGTGAAACCGGCTCAGGTAAAACGACACAAATACCGAAAATGTGCTTAGAGCTAGGCCGTGGGGTTGAGGGTTATATTGGTCATACACAGCCACGGCGTTTGGCCGCTCGTAGCGTTGCCAACCGTATCGCAGAAGAGATGCAATGCGAGCTTGGTCAGCAAGTCGGTTTTAAAATTCGTTTTAGTGATCAGGTTTCAGACAACAGTTATATCAAGTTGATGACCGATGGTATTTTACTGGCTGAAATCCAACAAGATCGTTATTTAAATCAATATGACACGATTATTATCGATGAGGCGCACGAGCGTAGCCTTAATATTGATTTTATTTTGGGTTATTTAAAGAACTTATTACCAAAACGCCCCGACCTCAAAGTCATTATTACCTCGGCAACTATCGATCCTGAGCGATTCTCGAAACATTTTGATGACGCGCCGATAATTGAAGTATCGGGACGTACTTTCCCTGTTGAAGTACGTTATCGCCCAACCACAGATATTAATAAAGACGAGATGGAAGCCGATGGCGACCAGTTGCAAGGCATTTTTGATGCCGTTGATGAGCTGTGTGAAGAAGGCCCCGGTGACATCCTAATTTTTATGAATGGTGAGCGTGAAATTCGCGATACAGCTGATGCGTTATCAAAGCGTAACTTAAAGGGCACCGACGTATTGCCTTTATATTCGCGACTCTCGAACGCCGAGCAAAACCGTATATTTGCCCCGCATTCTCGCCGCCACATTATTTTAGCGACAAATGTAGCCGAAACATCACTGACTGTACCAGGTATTCGTTATGTTATTGACCCAGGTACTGCACGAATTAGTCGTTACAGCTACCGTACTAAAGTACAACGCTTACCAATAGAGGCAATCTCACAAGCCAGTGCCAACCAGCGTAAGGGCCGTTGTGGTCGTATTGAAGCGGGTATTTGTATTCGCTTATACAGCGAAGATGATTTTAATTCACGACCAGAATTCACTGACCCAGAAATTTTACGTACTAATCTAGCCTCGGTTATTTTGCAAATGCTTGGTCTTGGGCTAGGGGACATGCAGCAGTTTCCGTTTGTACAAGCGCCAGACAGTCGTAACATCAATGATGGTTTAACCTTACTCGAAGAACTTGAAGCAGTTAAACCCGCTAAACGCCACAAACAAACAGAATTAACTAAATCAGGACGTAGTTTAAGTCGATTACCTGTTGATCCCCGTTTAGCAAAAATGGTGCTTACAGCGGATGGGCTTGGCGCTCTTCGCGAAGTAATTATTATTGTCGCGGCACTGTCAATTCAAGACCCGCGTGAGCGACCGCAAGAAAAGCGTGGCGCAGCCGATGAAAAACATGGCCGTTTTGATGATCCTGATTCAGACTTTATTGCGTTTTTAAATCTGTGGAATTACCTTGAAGAGCAGCAAAGTGAGTTAAGCAATAGTCAATTCAGAAAGCTGTGTCAAAAAGACTTTTTAGCTTATATGCGAATTCGTGAATGGCAAGATATTGTTTATCAGCTTTCTACTGTGTGTAACGAAATGGGCATGAAAGCCACGACGAACGTAGCTGACAGCGATCGTATTCATCAGTCGCTATTGAGCGGTATGCTAAGTCATATTGGCTTTAAAGACGAAAAACAAGTGTACAAAGGTGCACGTAATAGTCAGTTCCATATTTTTCCAGGTTCAGCGCTATTTAAAAAGAGTCCTAAATGGATCATGGCTGCAGAGCTGGTGGAAACAAGTAAGCTGTACGCTCGTATCAATGCCCGTATCGACCTGAAGTGGGTTGAGGGCTTTGCGCAGCATTTAGTCAAGCGCAGCTACAGTGAGCCACATTGGGAGAAAAAACCAGGTGCTGTTATCGCCTTTGAGCAGCAAACATTATATGGTCTACTCATTGTTAATAAGCGTCGTTGTGTATACAGCAATATTGATCCTAAAGTAAGCAGAGAGCTGTTTATTCGCAGCGCTTTGGTTGAACAAGAACTTGGTCAAAATGAAGGCTTTTTACAGTACAACCAAGAGCTAATTGACGATATTCAGGTGCTAGAGAATAAGTCTCGCCGTCGCGATATCCTCGTTGATGAGCAAACACTGTATGAGTTTTACGACAAAAAGATACCTGCGGATGTAAATAATCGTGCCGCGTTTAATAAATGGTGGAAGGGACAAAAGCAAAAAGATAAACGCTTTTTGCATATGTCACGCGATGAGCTAATGCAGCATGGCGCTGATCATGTCACCGAGTTTGATTACCCCGATACATGGCAACAAGATAATTTATTATTGCCGTTGACCTATCATTTTGATCCAGGGCAAGCGGTTGATGGTGTAGCGGTTCAAATTCCTGTTGCGTTACTTAACCAAGTTCAAGAAATCGGCTTTGATTGGCATATCCCTGCGTTTAGACATGAACTTATTTGCGCATTAATTAAGTCATTGCCAAAAACACTACGCCGTAATTTTGTACCAGCCCCAAACTACGCCGATGCTGTACTTGCGGCAATTGAGCCAATGCAGGGCAACTTACTTGATGTCATAAGTATGCGTTTATTGCGTATGACAGGGGTACGCGTTGACCCTGATGCTTGGGACTTAACAACGCTCGCGCCACATTTACGTTTACAGTTTGAAGTACGTGATGAACACGATAAGTTACTTGCTCGTGGGCTAAATTTAGAGAAGCTGAAAGCGCAATTACAAGGTAAAGTAACCGATACTTTATCGAAAGTAGCTGATAAAGGCATAGAGAAGACGGACTTAACACAGTGGAGCTTTGGTGAATTACCTTCTTCCTATGTTAAAAAGCAAGGTCAATATGAAATCAAGGCGTTTCCTGCTTTGGTTGACAAAAAAGACTCCGCAGCCGTTGAGCTATTTGATAACGAACAAAAAGCACAACAAGCCCATCAACAAGGCTTGCGTCGTTTAGTGCTTTTAAATGTGCCATCTCCGATTAAATACTTACAACAAAACTTACCAAATAAGTCGAAACTTGGTTTGTACTTTAATCCGTTTGGTAAGGTCAATGACTTAATTGATGACTGTATTGCGGCCGCTGTTGATAGCTTACTAATTAAGTACGGCAATATTCGTACTGAGCAGGCGTTTGAACAAGCCAAAGAGAAAATTCGTGGTGAGCTTGGCGATACGGTTGTAGAAATTGCCACGCAAGTTGAGCAAGTGTTAAGTATTGCTCATGGACTTAATAAGCGCATGAAAGGGCGTGTTGATTTAACCATGATCACAGCTCATGGTGATATTAAAACACAGCTGCAAAGTTTAGTTTTTAAGGGATTTGTTAGTCAACATGGCGCAGCTAAAATGACTGACTTAATTCGATATTTGAAAGCAATAGAGCGACGTTTAGAGAAGTTGCCTGTTGATCCTAATCGTGATCGTTTATGTGTTCTTGAGCTTGAAAAAGTGGCTGAGCAATATCAAAAACTTGCTAATAAAATTCCAAAGGGGATGCCAATACCACAAGAGATTGTAACGCTTTTTTGGATGCAACAAGAATTACGCGTTTCTTTATTTGCACAAACATTAGGGACGCCTTATCCTGTATCTGCAAAGCGAGTTTTAAACGCAATTAAAGAATCTGAGTTATAA